One genomic window of Monodelphis domestica isolate mMonDom1 chromosome 1, mMonDom1.pri, whole genome shotgun sequence includes the following:
- the LOC100029908 gene encoding cytochrome P450 1A2 codes for MVSSLLASISISELLLASVIFCLVFWVTRSSHQRVPKGLKSPPGPWAWPLFGNVWTLGKNPHLTLAQLSEKYGDVMKIHIGSTPVIVLSGLETIRQALVKQGEDFKGRPDLYSSTFVADGYSLAFNPDSGEVWAVRRKLAQNALNTFSVSSSPSSSSCYLEEHVNKEVKHLIQKFQELMEGVGCFDPYRHIVASVANVISAMCFSQRYEDHKNPEFTTLINASHEFVESATSGNPVDFFPILRYIPNPQLQRFKEFNQRFLKFLQNTIREHHKAFDENNIQDITGALYKHSQDKAFGNTSSSVPEMLIINLINDIFGAGFDTVTTAISWSLMYLVTNPKVQKKIQQELDTVIGRDRWPLLSDRPQLPFMEAFILEIFRHTSFVPFTIPHSTTRATTLNNFYIPKGTCVFVNQWQTNHDPKLWEDPSVFRPERFLSADGTVNKALSEKVILFGLGKRRCIGETIARWEVFLFLAILLHQIEFSVPSGVKVDMTPTYGLTMKHPRCEHFQARPRFSRKG; via the exons ATGGTATCAAGCTTGTTGGCTTCCATCTCTATTTCGGAGCTGCTCTTGGCTTCTGTTATCTTCTGCCTGGTCTTCTGGGTCACTAGGTCTTCCCATCAAAGGGTACCTAAGGGACTCAAAAGCCCACCTGGACCCTGGGCTTGGCCTCTGTTTGGTAATGTATGGACTCTGGGGAAGAATCCCCACTTGACCTTAGCCCAACTGAGTGAGAAGTATGGGGATGTGATGAAGATTCATATTGGTTCTACCCCTGTGATTGTGCTGAGTGGCCTGGAAACCATCCGGCAGGCCCTGGTGAAGCAGGGGGAGGACTTCAAGGGGAGACCTGACCTTTACAGCTCCACCTTTGTTGCAGATGGTTACAGCCTGGCCTTCAACCCCGACTCAGGGGAAGTATGGGCAGTTCGGAGGAAGCTGGCCCAGAATGCTCTTAATACCTTCTCTGTGTCCTCTtctccatcctcttcctcctgctACCTGGAGGAGCATGTGAACAAGGAGGTTAAACATTTGATCCAGAAATTCCAGGAGCTGATGGAGGGGGTAGGATGCTTTGACCCCTACAGGCATATAGTAGCATCTGTGGCCAACGTCATCAGTGCCATGTGTTTTAGCCAACGCTATGAGGACCACAAGAACCCAGAATTTACGACTCTTATTAACGCAAGCCATGAGTTTGTTGAGAGTGCCACCTCAGGCAACCCAGTTGACTTCTTCCCCATCCTTCGCTACATCCCAAATCCTCAGTTGCAGAGGTTCAAAGAGTTCAACCAGAGGTTCCTAAAATTCTTGCAGAATACCATTCGTGAGCATCACAAGGCCTTTGATGAG AACAATATTCAAGACATCACTGGGGCTCTGTACAAACACAGCCAAGATAAGGCTTTTGGGAACACCAGCTCCAGTGTGCCAGAAATGCTGATCATCAATCTCATCAATGACATCTTTGGAGCGG GCTTTGATACAGTCACCACGGCCATCTCCTGGAGTCTCATGTACCTGGTGACAAACCCTAAGGTCCAGAAGAAGATCCAGCAGGAGTTGG ACACAGTGATTGGAAGAGATCGATGGCCCCTACTCTCAGACAGACCTCAGCTGCCTTTCATGGAGGCCTTTATCCTGGAAATCTTCAGACATACCTCCTTTGTCCCTTTCACCATTCCCCACAG CACAACGAGAGCCACAACACTAAACAACTTCTATATCCCCAAGGGGACCTGTGTTTTTGTGAACCAGTGGCAGACTAACCATGACCC GAAACTATGGGAGGACCCATCGGTGTTCCGGCCAGAGAGATTCCTCAGTGCAGATGGAACTGTCAACAAGGCCCTGAGTGAGAAGGTGATTTTGTTTGGCCTGGGAAAAAGAAGATGCATCGGGGAGACCATTGCCCGGTGGGAAGTCTTCCTCTTCCTGGCCATCCTGCTGCATCAGATAGAGTTCAGTGTCCCTTCTGGTGTGAAGGTGGATATGACCCCAACTTATGGACTGACCATGAAACATCCCCGTTGTGAGCACTTCCAGGCCCGGCCACGCTTCTCCAGGAAGGGCTGA